The genomic segment TTGGTTATAACGATGTGAGCAATTTCCGGCGGGCGTTCCGCAGCTGGACCGGAAGCAAGTTGTCCGATTATCGCTAAGGTTTATCGCCAGGTGTTTTACCGGGGCTAATCACTCATCTGGGTCGAGCGCGTGTTCAGCTGGCAGGTCTTTCCCCCGTCCACCGTCAAGGTCGTTCCCGTGATGTAGGAGGCTTCTTCGGAAGCCAGGAAAAGGATGGCTGAGGCAATCTCCTCTGGTTTGGCGATGCGCTTCAGAGGGATGGCCCTCAGGGATGCTGCCATGGAGTTGGCATCAGACAACGCGGCTGCTGTGGGCGGTGTCATCACTGTCCCAGGCACGACGACATTGACTCGGATATTGTCAGGAGCCCCTTCCAGAGCGGCCACTCGGGAAAACCCAATCATTCCCGCCTTGGCGGCGCTATAGGCGCCCATGGCGGGTGCGCCGAGCAGGCCGCAGACCGAGGAGATGTTGACGATGGCGCCATACTGCTGGCGTTTCATATAGGGTAGTGTGGCGCGGATGCAAAAATAGATGCTGGATAGGGAGCCTTGCAGACATGAAAACCAGTCTGCAGAAGCGCTGCCATCTATTTGTCCTCGAATGACGGTTGCAGCATTGTTGATCAATACATCGAGACTTCCGTGGCGTTTGATGGTTTCGGCAATGGCATCATTGACGGCCGTCTCATCAGTGATATCTGCAATCAACCAGTCAGCCTTGCCGCCTTGAGCGCGTATTTCTTTGACTACCTGCTCCAGGGGCTCCTGACGGCGGCCGCATATCACGGCCGTTCCCCCCTCTGCAGCAAGGCGCTTTGCGGTGGCAGCGCCAATTCCGCTGGCCCCGCCAGAAATAAATGCGATTCGATCGGTAAAGCGTGCGCTCATGAAGTTCACCTCGTTGTCAGAGTAAGTAACTACCGCCATTGGCCGCCAGGGTCTGTCCGGTAAATGCTGTTCCCTCATCCGAGGCCAGGAAGGCAACCGTTGCCGCGATCTCATTCGGTTCGCAAAGACGATTGATCAGGGTTCCCTCAATCAAAGCCTGAGCTCTTGTCGCGCCCAGGGCACTGATTCTGGTGGTGTTGGTTGGGCCAGGGCAGACAGCATTGACCCGGATGTGACGGGGGGCCAACTCACGGGCCAGGCTTTTGGTTAGCCCCAGCATCGCAGCCTTGGCGCTTGCGTAATGGACTGCCCCCTCCCCGCTGAGTGCAGAGGTGCTGGCGATATTGATGATGCTGCCCGGCGACTCGGCGGCAATCATTAATCGCGTGGCCTCTCTACAGAAATAGAAAGTGCCCCCTAAATTGATTTCCATCAGCTTCCAGAAGCCCCTATCTTCCATATCGATGATTCTGTCGGGGAATATGGTCGGCTTTTCTCCGCGTCCAACCTGCTCGAGATATTGCTGACGACGTAACTTGTGCGCCTCGAATGCATCGCCCGGGACAGTCCCGACCCCGGCGTTGTTGACCAGAATATCCAATCGCCCATAGCGTTGCGTGACTTGAGCCATGACTTGGGCAACATCCTTGCTGCTGGCCACATCGCAGGTGATCGCCAGGTTATTTTCTGGATGTTTCATTAGCCTGCAGGTCTCATCTGCTGTGACCTGATCAATATCGACAACGACTACGCTTGCCCCTTCACTCTCAAGTCTTAGCGCTATCTGATTACCGATGAGTCTCAGCCAACCTAATCGCGCTTTCATTGTGCGGCAGCATCCTGGCGCAATCACTGATGAGGCTCACGACGATGGTTCGGAGATCGAATCGGCGGTTGAAGCGGTAGGCGTATTCGGCGAAATAGCGCTTGGCGTATTTGGCGAAGCGGAAGGCATGATAGGTTCCCGACAGAGCGGTCTTGAAATTCGAGATCAAGGTATTCACCCAGCGGAACTTTGGATGCTGGGCCGCCTGCTTGCCGGAGCCGACCACGATGGCCTCGTGTGTCTCGACCGAATTCGCCAGTACCGAGAAACTCGGCAAGCCATCCGACAACGCGTGGGTGGTCGGCGCCAGCGTCTTGCTGGCCCAGGCGTCGATCCGCTCGTGAGTGAAAGGCATGGGGTCGAAACGGACGAAAAGAGGCCGACCATCGGCGGTCGTTTCCACCGCCGCCACGAACGGTACCTTATTCTCGGAACCCCGGCCCACCTTGCCGGCACGGGCACCGCCAAGATAAGCGTCGTCGATCTCGACACGAACATCCAGCGCCCGACCGGCCTCGGCATCGCCCATCACCGCCATCAGCTTGTGCTTGAGCAGCCAAGCAGTGTCGTAGCTGACGCCGAGGTGGCGCTTCAACGACAGCGCCGAGATGTTGTTCTTGGACTGGGTCATGAAGAACATGGCCAGGAACCATTTGGTCAAGGGCAGCTTGGTGTTCTCGAAGATCGTTCCGGCGGTGACGCTCACTTGGTGGCGGCAGCGATGGCATTGCCACAGCCTTTTTCCACCTCTCTCAAAACGGGAGTGCCGGGTGTCCCGGCAGCACGGACAGACGAATCCCGAGGGCCAACGCTGTTCGACCAGCGCCGTCTCGCATTTCGCCTCCGTTCCGTACCGCTCCATAAACTCGGCCATCGACAGCCCTTGTTGAAATTGCACCCGATTTTTCATGGCAGACCTCCGTCTCAATGTCTGCACTATTTTCAAACCCTTACTAGCTCACTACGTGAGCCGGCTGAGACTTGTCGGTAATCAGATAGCGCTATGGATCTCCCGATGCCTACCCCTGCGCCTGTTACCAGTGCAATCTTCCCATTGAGTTTCATAAAGTCATCCGTGTGTTTTCTGATTACTGACGCAATGTCTATCGCATCCCCACCTGGGGGATTTCATGCGGGAAGACATAAGCGTAGCGAAGCCGGCATGGGTTGCGTGCAGGTACAACATCCCATGACTTGTTCTGACCGGATATGACCCTAGCAGGATATTCATAGGGTCATTACTGGCGGGGCCGGATATGACCCATTTTGGTAGCTTATGCCTTGGGATTTCCAGAACAAATGGATTTCGAAAATTTAAAATCAATTATCTGAAGCGAGAAATTTTGATCGTCTTGCCTTTTGCACAGAGAGGCGTGTTTGGATCGGTATGCAGGGTAAGGCCATGAAACTGGGTGATGTCAGTAACGAAACCGCGATGAAATTTGGTAAACCGCTTACCGGAGTGCGCATTCTCGCCCTGGAGCAAATGCAGTCCTTGCCCTGGGCAACGCAATTGCTAGCGCGTTTGGGCGCGGAGGTAGTGAAAGTCGAGCAGCCCGGAAATGGGGATCCAAGCCGCTTGGCTCATCCCGGTGTGCTGGACCCTCAAGGGCGCCCGTTGGGCGCCACGTTTTTGCGCAACAATCTGAACAAGCGCAGCATCTGCATCGACTTCAAGCACGAGGAAGGACGAGCTTTGCTGAAGCGTATGCTTGCGCGCTACGATGTTTTCTGTGAGAACTTCAAGCCTGGCACATTGGCGGCGCTAGGATTGGATTATCCGAGCCTGTCGGCGGACAACCCGCGGCTGATTTATTTTTCTCTTTCCGGGTTTGGCCAGACAAGGGCATCGCCCTACAAGAACTGGCCTGCCTATGCAGCCGTGGCCGAGGCCATGTCCGGCGTTTACGAACATGCTCGCCTGCCCCATCAGCCCCCGATTCCCAACCCGGTCGCCGGCCTGGGTGATACCAGTGCGGGCATGTTCGGGGTGATCGGGGTACTGGCTGCTCTGCGGCATCGGGACCGGATCGGTCAGGGCCAGCATGTCGATATCGCCATGTTCGATGCGATGCTGGCCATGGCGGATTACGGGTTGAACGTATGGTCTCTCGGGCTGCGGCGCGAACCCGATGAGGAGTTCATCCAGCCGGGCATTCATCAACCCTTTCGCGCCCAGGATGGCTGGTTCATGTTGCAGGTGGTGCGGGAGCACCAGTTTGCGAGCTTAGTGAGACTGATCGGATGCGAATCCTGGCTGAGTGATGAGCGATTGAGTACCAGGCTCGGTTGGGGGCGGCACATCGAATCGCTGATCCGGCCAGGTATTGAGGGTTGGGCTGCGACCCGAACGCGCATGGAGGTTTGTCGGTTGCTGGCAGCCCAGGGTGTGGCTGCTGGGCCGTGCCTGTTCCATAAGGAACTTGTGGATGATGCCCATGTGTGCGCCCACGACGCACTGGTCGAAATTCCCCGTCCGAATGGCGACGGGCCACCGGTGCTGGTGGCTGGCAATCCGATCAAGATGTCTGCCGTCAGCGAAGGGCCGGAATCCCGTATGCCCTGGGTTGGAGAGCATACGGCGGGAATCTTGCAAGCCGATCTGGGACTTGACAGCGATGAACTCACCAGTCTTTATCGCAACGGTGTCATTGGCTGAACCATGGTATCCATAACTTCATGGGTCGTCCGCTGTTAAGTTTCCGCCATGGCGATGCTGCAAGCCGCTTTCTGCTTCGCGCCTTTTTCATCAATGGGCGCATTGGTGCCTTCTTCCGTACTCTTGGTTTCGGCCAGGGCCTTGGCATAGGGTTTCAGGCATGAGGCAAGTAGCAGCACACCGCCCAAGCAGGAAGCACCAGCCACCAAGGCCAAGGAATAATGAATGGAGTTGTCGTCGTGAAAGACGAAATCGTTCAGTGCGGCAATCGATGATGCACCCACCGCCAGGCCGATGATATTGCCGAAGAATATTTGCAACGCGGATACCTGAGCGCGCATCTGGTTGGGCGTTACCAATTGCATCGCCGTGCCGGTGCTGCCGTAATAGCTGCATTTGAGAAAAATCGTCGGTATCAGCATCGCCAGCGCCAAAGGCGCCGAGGGCATCAGTGGCCCTAGCACGCCCGGTACGATCATCACCAGAGCGGAAATCATCACGAAACGGATATGGATATCGGGATATTTTTTCTGAAGACTCTCGGCAATGCGGGCGCCAAAGTAGGTCCCCAGGGTGCCGACGAACAAGTATGTCAGCCCGAAATATGTGCCGGACTCACCGATCGACATGCCGAAAGTGCGAATCAGGAACGTCGGGTACCAGGCCATCAGTCCAAAGGAGAAAATGCCGAGAAAGCCGGTGGCAATCGGGAAAACGAGATAGAGACGCCAGCGAGTCAGCAGGAAACGCAAGGTTTCCCGCATCTTGAGCTTTTGTGTTTGGCCCGAAGGGTCGTGCAGTGCACCACGACGCTCCGGCTCCCCGACGTACGCCATCAGCAAGGCAATCAGCAAGCCGGGTAAGCCGACGATGATGAAGACCGCCTGCCAGGGTTTCATGGCCCCCAGCAGCGGTAGTTCGATGACGGATATTTTGGAAACCGCTTCCATGAGCAGGCCGCCCGCCAGGTAGGCCAGTCCGCTACCCAGGCTGATGCCGAGGCTGTAGATGGCGACCGCCCGCGCCAGGCGTTGCTTCGAGAAATAGTCGCTCAGCAGCGAATAGGCTGCGGGAGAAAGGGCCGCTTCTCCGACACCGACGCCGACGCGCGCCAGAAATAAGGTGCCATAGGAACGGGCCAACCCGCAACTGATTGTCATTATGCTCCACAGCGCGATGCCACTGGAAATGATCGTGCGTCTACTGTAGGCGTCCGCAAGGCGTGCAATCGGCAAGGCCATGACGGAATAGAGCAGTGCGAAGGCTGTACCTTGCAACAGACTCATCTGGAAATCGCTGATCCCCAGGTCGCGCCGGATGGGTACGACCATGAGGCTGAGTATCTGGCGGTCGATGAAGGAGAAAATATAGGCGAGCAGCAGGATCGCGAGGACATAGTTAGGATACCAACTACGTTCACTCAGAGGTTTTCTGGGCATCGAACATTCCTTGTTTTCAGGCATCATCCAAGGCTGATGTATGCGCTGTCCTTCCTGTGAACCGCATGGCACGGCTGGCCGGCTTCATTGGCATTCAATGAAGCCGGCAACTGGCTTGTGATGCTTAGAAATTCAGCGTCACATCGCCGCCGTAGGTTCGTGGCATGCCGAGGGTGCCCGCGCGGAAGGTGTTGAAATCGACCAGGCCGTCGATATAGCGTTTATTGGTCAGATTCATGCCCCAGAGCGCGAATTGCAGTGAAGATTCATTACCTACCTTGACCCCGGACAGGACGATGCGAGCATCATACAAACCACGGGCGTCTAGCTTGGAATTGGGTGCAGCACCGTTTGTTTTGATGGCGATGGCCTCTGCTGCCGCAACATAGTTGTAATTGAGATGCAGCGCCAGCTTACCGAAGCTGAATCTGGGGAAGCTGTAATCCACCGACAGATTGGCGGTATGTCGGGGCGCATTGTTCATGCGAGCGCGTTCCGCAACATCGCCGATGGTCGGTCCCATGTCGAATTTCTGGTAGGAATAGTTGAGGAAGGACAGGCCCAGTCCGGCTTGCAAGCCTTCCATGAGCAATGCCTTGGCTTCCAGTTCGGCGCCATTGATTTTTGACTTGCCGGCATTTAATACCGCAGATGTAGTACCGGTGAAAGAGTTAACCTGCTGGTCGTCGTAATAGCTGCGGAAAAGGGCCATGTTCAGGTCCAGGCGATTCTCAAGCCAACGTGATTTCATCCCGATTTCATGGGTCTTGAGTTCTTCCGGCTTGAACGGAACCGAGGCAGAGGCGATGGTAGCGGATACGCCATCGTACCCTCCACTGCGGAAGCCTTCCGAGTATTTGTAGTAGACATTCAGCTTGTCTGTGATCCGGTAGCTGGGTGAAAACATTACCGAGCTATTGCTGAATTCGATCGGCGGCAACACCAGGTTCGGAGCAGGATTGACGAGCCCATAAACCCCTGTGCTGTTGCTGTAGTTCATGATGTAGCGCGACATCTCCTTGGTTTCATTGGTATGTCGTGCTCCCAGGCTAAGCGAGAGTTTCGGCATCGCTTCAGGGGTATAGTCGATCTGACCAAAAATGGCCGAGTTCCTATTGTTCAGGTGGGCATTCGTGTTCCGGGTTGTGGCGCCGTTGGAGAATTGTTGGGCGCGGACGCTTTTTTGCTTCTCCTTGGAGTAATACGCGCCGACGACATATTTCAGTCCCTGATGGGTGCCGAGCAGCTGCAGCTCTTCGGTCGTCTGGTTGAAATCGCCATAGCGCTGCGAGTCGAACTGCGCGGTATTGCTGCCATCCAGATCTTGGGCATCGGATGTCTGCAATTTGCGGTAACCGGTGATGGATTTGAGGGTGAGATGTTCGTTCAGGGTCCAGGTTAGTGTGAGTGCGTGGGTGGAATTGTCAGTCTTGAAGAACGGGGCCTGGTTGGCAGTACCGAATGCGGGGGGCTGGCCAGGCGGAATATAGTTCTCGAAGCCAACCGGCAAAGTGCTGGGGCGTACGACGTCAATGATCTGGAACAATCGCTGGCGGTCGTCGGCTTTGAACTGGGAGTAGTCATAGGCGACCTGAACACTGCTGCTCGGTTGCCAGTCCACCCCCAGATGAAAACCGTTGCGATCGGTATTGCCAAATCCGGAGAAGTTGGCCGTCGGCTTTGATACGGTGGTGTAGCTGACCGGCACGTTGGGGGTGACGGTGCCGGATTTGCGTTCGAACACGCTCAACCTAGCCTTCACCGTGCCTAGACCGTCATTCTCTTTACCGAATGTAGGCAGGTCGATGCTGGCATTAGTGGTACGGAGATTGTAATTACCAAAGCCGACCTTGACCGAACCGCTCAGTTCTCCACTAGGGCGTTTGCTGATGACGTTAATGGCTCCGCCGATGGTGTTCCGGCCATATAGCGTACCCTGAGGACCACGCAAGACTTCGATGCGTTCGACATCTCCCAGATCGAACAGTGAACCGGCCGAAATGCCTGAATAAACACCATCGGTATAGATCCCCACGGCGTTCTCATAACCAGGGTTGGCCGGATCGTTGTTGCTGATACCGCGAATAGCCAGCGTGATAGTCCCCGTCGTGCCTTGTTTGATGTGTAGACTGGGAATTTCCTTGGCGAACGAGTTCGTATCCGTTACGTTCTGGGCTTCGAGCGCCTTGCTACTCAAAGCGGTAATGGAGATGGGCACATCTTGCAGGTTTTCGACACGTTTTTGCGCTGTGACGACAATTTCCTCCAGTTCCTGGAGTTTTCCGGCAGAACTGTCAGATGCACTATAAGCATGCGTACTGAGCACCCCGGACATAGCGCCGCCAATCAGTGCTGCTATCTTCTTAACACAGTTGTGCCGATACATGACTCTCATCTCTTTTCTCCTCATTGGTGATAAGTAAGCATCACATTTGTTGTTCCCGACATGGCCTATCCCCAGCATTTCTTGGACTATTCGCAATCTGCGGTAAGCATGGGGGAAGTGCCGCTTAATTTGAACTGGGGAGATAGGTCATATCCGGACAGGATGGGTCAGCTCGGTAAAGCCAAGTAGGTGGCGCGAGCCGTTCAAAGGAGTATGTATGCCAAATAAGAATAGCAAGAGGAAACCGGGAGCGGTTTTGCCCTGTATTCCGAAAGAAATCATGGGCCAAATGGGCGGTGGTCCGATGGATGCCGATCATCTTCTTCGGCTTCTATCCGGCCAGGAAGGCTGCTCGCCTCGATCCCATCGAGGCCCTGCGATACCAATAGGAACAGCCAGGCCATAATGCGGCAGGTACCCGTCATCGAGATTCCCCTGGCGGAAATCGAGCTCAGCGCCGTGCGGGCCCAGGGGGCCGGCGGCCAGAACGTCAACAAGGTTTCCAGTGCCATTCACCTGCGCTTCGACATCCTTGCCTCATCCCTGCCTGAGGCGGTGAAGACCCGCCTGCTGGCGCTTCAGGACCAGCGCATCAGCAAGGACGGGGTGCTGGTGATCAAGGCCCAGGAGTATCGGACCCAGGAACTGAACCGGGAGGAAGCCCTGCGCCGGCTTCAGGAGCTGGTTGCGAGCGTCGCCCTGCCACCCAAGCTGCGCCGCCCCACTCGGCCCACTTTGGGCTCTCGTCAGCGTCGCCTGGAAAGCAAGGCGAAACGCGGCCAGATCAAGCGGGGCCGGGGGCGGGTCGATGACTGACCCGGGAATTCACGGGGCCGGCAAAGCCTCGGCAGAAAAACCTACAGGTTACAGAAGGTCAGCTCGAAGTTGACGCTGGCATCCGCCTGCTTGGGGCGATGGTCTACATCCGGTGCGAGGAAGCGGATGTTGAGGGCGTACTTGCTGGCGCTGATCTCGGGCACAAAGGCTTCGTCCATGGTCAGGCGCAGGCGCACCATCTGGGCGGTGCGGCCCGCCAGCATCATCTGGTAGGCGCCCCGCACCGCCATCTGCTGTTCGGGTCGGCCCGAGGAGCGCAGCAGGCGCAGGACGATGCCCAGGGCCTGGCGGATGGCCAGCATGGGACCGATCCAGCCCCGCAAATCTGCCTGCCGGGCCGCGGCTTCCCGATGCAGCCAGAAGTGATAGGAGGGCAGATCGAACTCGCAGACGCCGCCGGGAATGGCGGCTCGGTTCTTGATGGCCATCAGCCACTCGTTTTCCCGCAGGTAGTGGCCGATCCGGCCCTGCATGGAGAGGAGACTGGCCGAGGCTTGCTCGATCTCGTAGAGGGCGCCGGATAGGGCATCCTCGGAGATATCCGGGTTGTTGCGGAAGGACAGAAGAATCTGGCGCTGGCGCTCCAGTTCCTGCATCAGATCGAATTTGAGGTCGGCACGACCGGCGGCTTCGAGGATCTCGAACAGGGTCACCAGGGCCACATGGTGCTCCTCGGGACCTTCGCCGGCGAGGAAATGGGCGCACTTGTCGAACAGGTCCTCCAGGCGCAACAGGGTGCGGATGCGCTCGTTGAGAGGATATTCGTATGTGATCACGCGCCGGGGCCCCTGGGGAAATTCGCCTGATTCTCCCCGATCCGGCCCTAAATCTCAACCGGAAAAGGGCTACTTTGTTGCCGTTGCAAGGTATTTTGCGTGGAGTTCGGCCACTTGCTGGCGAAGGGCCTCCAGATCGCCATCATTGACGATCACGTCGTCGGCGATGACCAGTCGGACGGCCCGACCTGCCTGGGCCGCCATGATGCGGCGCACCTCCTCGGCGGCCAGTCCGCTGCGGGCCATGACCCGGCTTACCTGCAATTCCTCCGGACAATCCACCACCAGCACCCGGTTCATGTGCTGCCGGGCGCCTCCGGACTCTGCCAGTAGAGGCACGGCATGGATCACGTAGGGCGCACCGTGCTTTATGGCGGCCGCCATCCTCGAGGCACATTCGGCGCCGATCAGGGGGTGCAGGACGGCCTCCAGGCGGGCCCGGGCGGAAGGGTCGGTGAAGGCCAGCTGACGCATGGCGGTCCGGTCCAGGGCACCTGTGGGGGTAATCACAGCATCGCCGAAGGCCTCCCGGATGGCAGCCATGGCCGCACCCCCGGGTCCGGTCAGGTCATGGGCCACGACATCGGCGTCCACGATGGCGGCCCCCAGGGCCGCGAACATATCGGCGGCGGCACTCTTGCCGCTGCCGATGCCGCCGGTGAGCCCGACGATCAAAGGCTGACTCATGGTGTGGCGCACTCCGTCAGAGTGAGATCGC from the Denitratisoma oestradiolicum genome contains:
- a CDS encoding SDR family NAD(P)-dependent oxidoreductase → MSARFTDRIAFISGGASGIGAATAKRLAAEGGTAVICGRRQEPLEQVVKEIRAQGGKADWLIADITDETAVNDAIAETIKRHGSLDVLINNAATVIRGQIDGSASADWFSCLQGSLSSIYFCIRATLPYMKRQQYGAIVNISSVCGLLGAPAMGAYSAAKAGMIGFSRVAALEGAPDNIRVNVVVPGTVMTPPTAAALSDANSMAASLRAIPLKRIAKPEEIASAILFLASEEASYITGTTLTVDGGKTCQLNTRSTQMSD
- the zapD gene encoding cell division protein ZapD; this translates as MITYEYPLNERIRTLLRLEDLFDKCAHFLAGEGPEEHHVALVTLFEILEAAGRADLKFDLMQELERQRQILLSFRNNPDISEDALSGALYEIEQASASLLSMQGRIGHYLRENEWLMAIKNRAAIPGGVCEFDLPSYHFWLHREAAARQADLRGWIGPMLAIRQALGIVLRLLRSSGRPEQQMAVRGAYQMMLAGRTAQMVRLRLTMDEAFVPEISASKYALNIRFLAPDVDHRPKQADASVNFELTFCNL
- a CDS encoding spinster family MFS transporter, which produces MMPENKECSMPRKPLSERSWYPNYVLAILLLAYIFSFIDRQILSLMVVPIRRDLGISDFQMSLLQGTAFALLYSVMALPIARLADAYSRRTIISSGIALWSIMTISCGLARSYGTLFLARVGVGVGEAALSPAAYSLLSDYFSKQRLARAVAIYSLGISLGSGLAYLAGGLLMEAVSKISVIELPLLGAMKPWQAVFIIVGLPGLLIALLMAYVGEPERRGALHDPSGQTQKLKMRETLRFLLTRWRLYLVFPIATGFLGIFSFGLMAWYPTFLIRTFGMSIGESGTYFGLTYLFVGTLGTYFGARIAESLQKKYPDIHIRFVMISALVMIVPGVLGPLMPSAPLALAMLIPTIFLKCSYYGSTGTAMQLVTPNQMRAQVSALQIFFGNIIGLAVGASSIAALNDFVFHDDNSIHYSLALVAGASCLGGVLLLASCLKPYAKALAETKSTEEGTNAPIDEKGAKQKAACSIAMAET
- a CDS encoding CaiB/BaiF CoA transferase family protein, which translates into the protein MKLGDVSNETAMKFGKPLTGVRILALEQMQSLPWATQLLARLGAEVVKVEQPGNGDPSRLAHPGVLDPQGRPLGATFLRNNLNKRSICIDFKHEEGRALLKRMLARYDVFCENFKPGTLAALGLDYPSLSADNPRLIYFSLSGFGQTRASPYKNWPAYAAVAEAMSGVYEHARLPHQPPIPNPVAGLGDTSAGMFGVIGVLAALRHRDRIGQGQHVDIAMFDAMLAMADYGLNVWSLGLRREPDEEFIQPGIHQPFRAQDGWFMLQVVREHQFASLVRLIGCESWLSDERLSTRLGWGRHIESLIRPGIEGWAATRTRMEVCRLLAAQGVAAGPCLFHKELVDDAHVCAHDALVEIPRPNGDGPPVLVAGNPIKMSAVSEGPESRMPWVGEHTAGILQADLGLDSDELTSLYRNGVIG
- a CDS encoding IS1595 family transposase, which encodes MKNRVQFQQGLSMAEFMERYGTEAKCETALVEQRWPSGFVCPCCRDTRHSRFERGGKRLWQCHRCRHQVSVTAGTIFENTKLPLTKWFLAMFFMTQSKNNISALSLKRHLGVSYDTAWLLKHKLMAVMGDAEAGRALDVRVEIDDAYLGGARAGKVGRGSENKVPFVAAVETTADGRPLFVRFDPMPFTHERIDAWASKTLAPTTHALSDGLPSFSVLANSVETHEAIVVGSGKQAAQHPKFRWVNTLISNFKTALSGTYHAFRFAKYAKRYFAEYAYRFNRRFDLRTIVVSLISDCARMLPHNESAIRLAETHR
- a CDS encoding TonB-dependent receptor, encoding MRVMYRHNCVKKIAALIGGAMSGVLSTHAYSASDSSAGKLQELEEIVVTAQKRVENLQDVPISITALSSKALEAQNVTDTNSFAKEIPSLHIKQGTTGTITLAIRGISNNDPANPGYENAVGIYTDGVYSGISAGSLFDLGDVERIEVLRGPQGTLYGRNTIGGAINVISKRPSGELSGSVKVGFGNYNLRTTNASIDLPTFGKENDGLGTVKARLSVFERKSGTVTPNVPVSYTTVSKPTANFSGFGNTDRNGFHLGVDWQPSSSVQVAYDYSQFKADDRQRLFQIIDVVRPSTLPVGFENYIPPGQPPAFGTANQAPFFKTDNSTHALTLTWTLNEHLTLKSITGYRKLQTSDAQDLDGSNTAQFDSQRYGDFNQTTEELQLLGTHQGLKYVVGAYYSKEKQKSVRAQQFSNGATTRNTNAHLNNRNSAIFGQIDYTPEAMPKLSLSLGARHTNETKEMSRYIMNYSNSTGVYGLVNPAPNLVLPPIEFSNSSVMFSPSYRITDKLNVYYKYSEGFRSGGYDGVSATIASASVPFKPEELKTHEIGMKSRWLENRLDLNMALFRSYYDDQQVNSFTGTTSAVLNAGKSKINGAELEAKALLMEGLQAGLGLSFLNYSYQKFDMGPTIGDVAERARMNNAPRHTANLSVDYSFPRFSFGKLALHLNYNYVAAAEAIAIKTNGAAPNSKLDARGLYDARIVLSGVKVGNESSLQFALWGMNLTNKRYIDGLVDFNTFRAGTLGMPRTYGGDVTLNF
- a CDS encoding SDR family NAD(P)-dependent oxidoreductase: MKARLGWLRLIGNQIALRLESEGASVVVVDIDQVTADETCRLMKHPENNLAITCDVASSKDVAQVMAQVTQRYGRLDILVNNAGVGTVPGDAFEAHKLRRQQYLEQVGRGEKPTIFPDRIIDMEDRGFWKLMEINLGGTFYFCREATRLMIAAESPGSIINIASTSALSGEGAVHYASAKAAMLGLTKSLARELAPRHIRVNAVCPGPTNTTRISALGATRAQALIEGTLINRLCEPNEIAATVAFLASDEGTAFTGQTLAANGGSYLL
- the coaE gene encoding dephospho-CoA kinase (Dephospho-CoA kinase (CoaE) performs the final step in coenzyme A biosynthesis.), which codes for MSQPLIVGLTGGIGSGKSAAADMFAALGAAIVDADVVAHDLTGPGGAAMAAIREAFGDAVITPTGALDRTAMRQLAFTDPSARARLEAVLHPLIGAECASRMAAAIKHGAPYVIHAVPLLAESGGARQHMNRVLVVDCPEELQVSRVMARSGLAAEEVRRIMAAQAGRAVRLVIADDVIVNDGDLEALRQQVAELHAKYLATATK
- the arfB gene encoding alternative ribosome rescue aminoacyl-tRNA hydrolase ArfB produces the protein MRQVPVIEIPLAEIELSAVRAQGAGGQNVNKVSSAIHLRFDILASSLPEAVKTRLLALQDQRISKDGVLVIKAQEYRTQELNREEALRRLQELVASVALPPKLRRPTRPTLGSRQRRLESKAKRGQIKRGRGRVDD